ccatcaccatcacctcctAAATACGTCTACTCATCACCCCCACCACCAGCTTACGTCGCTCCCAAGGTTTACCCATCTCCATCACCTCCTAAATATGTTTACTCATCACCGCCACCACCAGCTTCCGTTGCTCCCAAGGTTTACCCAACACCATCCCCTCCTAAATATGTTTACTCATCACCACCAGCTTACGTCGCTCCCAAAGTCTATCCATCACCATCTCCTCCCAAATATGTTACTCATCACCCCACCACCAGCTTACGTAGCTCCTAAATATGTgtactcatcaccaccaccacctgcttACATCGCTCCCAAGGTTTATCCATCACCTCCCAAATATGTctactcatcaccaccaccaccagcttacgTCGCTCCCAAAGTTTACCCATCACCTCCTAAATATGTctactcatcaccaccaccaccagcttacgTCGCTCCCAAAGTTTACCCATCACCATCACCTCCTAAATATGTCTACTCATCACCCCCACCACCAGCTTATGTCGCCCCCAAAGTTTACCCATCACCATCGCCTCCTAAATATGTCTACTCATCACCCCCACCACCAGCTTACGTCGCTCCTAAAGTTTACCCATCACCATCACCTCCTAAATATGTGTACTCATCACCCCCACCACCAGCTTACGTAGCTCCTAAATACGTCTACTCatccccaccaccaccagcatATGTCGCCCCTAAGTACGCCTACTCATCCCCACTACTACCATCATACTACTACCTATCTCCCCCTCCACCTTCACCTAAGGTTGCACCTAAATACGTATACTCatccccaccaccaccagcatATGTTGCCCCTAAATACACTtactcatctccaccaccaccggcaTATGTTGCCCCTAAATACACTtactcatctccaccaccaccagcatatGTTGCCCCTAAATATGTTtacccatctccaccaccaccaacagaaACACCTTCGTACTATTAGAAATCTGCAACTCCCCTATTCATTCCCACCTTTTTCGCATTACTAAAAATCCAGGACCAATTTGCTGCACCGGCATTGTTCTTCCTTAGTTTGTTTATCTTGAAAATTCATAGCCTCCAAGGTTACTTTTTGGTACCTCAGTTAGAATTTGTGTTCCTGGAATTCTATTCTACAGGGTTGAATTGCATAGGAGTTCAATGAAATGATCCCTTGCGACCTTTTAGTAACGTACTGTGCAACACAAACCAACATCTGCCTTTGGAGAGTGCttatttgtttgttgttttttgtattcAATGTCTTAGTTTTGTGTATCCTGGATCACAAAGATGACTATTATTGTTTTCCTTTCTGTTGTGTTGGTTATTATTTCATTTAAATATCCTGGAAGATCCATGTATTTAATTTGCAATAAAGATGTTTAATTATTTATCTTCTTTATTGAgcaattttcttttccttttagccACACCTTAGCCCATTGTTTTAAACCTAATAACCCCATTCAAAATTGAAACACAATTCTTAAAGCTAAAAATTATGGAGACTGCCATTGAGAATGATCTACCCTTGAACAAATTCAGCATGCATTATTTCGATAAAGATCTCATAGACTGGTCTAAGTGAATGTAAAGAAGTGATATTTGAGAACTAAGAAGTTACGAagcatggtaatatattttcatcCCAAGTGCCATTAGTTTCTGATCCATAGGCTTAATGGGGAAATCTGGATTCGGCATGCCTGCAAAAATTGGAGTATGTATTACACTGAAATTTGAGTAGACAACAACGTGCAAATAAGCCTTAGTAGAGAAAATAAATGAGGCATTGTTATTCATACCTGCAAAACAAGTATCTTAACTCAAGATACTTCTTGACTATCATAACATCTAAACTTGTAGTACATAAATGTATGTCTTTTGTAAGTTTTGGACGATGATATCCTAATCAGTACAGGGCAAAAATTTTGCTGTAAGCACCGCAGCTTCTAATCCAGATCATACTTGCACTTCTACGTAAGTTGCTAACCATACTAATTAATTCTTACACTACAATTGCGCAGTTGGTGTAACATAAACTCATTTGTAAACCAACGAAATTTTCTAAAATGCTTGTACTTCAATCACGAAATGATATCTACTGTTATAAGATTGTTTAATCAATTAAAATTCAGGTAATTGCATCCAGGAAATGTAAACTCTGTTTCAAGTTCTGCTTTATACAAAATGAAAATGGTCAAGTACAGATGCAGGGAATGAAGTGCAATGACAGAAATTCTTCACCAGTTTCAATTAAGGGCCTCCAAGAAGGCCTGCTCTTACTTACACAGCTGCACCCAACCCAAAGGACTTGACGATGGTACTGACTCTTTCAGCAAAAATCCTCGAGGTTATTTTCTTCCCTGGTTCATGAAACGGGTTTGAAACTGCATCAACGTATGCAGTGTGGAACCTTCTGAAAAACTTCATGTAGTTCCAGCAGTATAACAACAAGTCAGAGAAAACAATTTAAGAGTTTGTTCAAAAATAACAAGATAAACTGCCAGATGAAAAGAGTTTCCGCTGTTATACCTcttcatataaaaaaaagaacTAAATAACAAAAGCCGTGATTTTTGTAGCATAATTGATTAATGATATTAaagcaaataataataatatcacatACATTTCTCACATCCGCATCTCTGACATCTAGATCTCTTGTGACCAGAATAAACTTCACCTTTGTATTAGTCAGATATCCATACCTGCATAGTGTGTTCCAATTAGATTAAGATTCTCTAACACACAGGAGACTGACAACAGTAATGAAGTCCTTAAAGATGAGTAAGGAACATATTTGAGGGACAAACATGCCTTGAGTGAATGAACTTACACTTTGTAATTTTCTGTTGGATAAAGAAGACCAAGAAAAGTCTCATTCAACATTGAACCAATTTTTTTTGGATTGTTCACTGCATATAAATTGAGCAACAAAAATTAGTCACTACAGTATACCATCTTACTACGAACCCAATCTCACAGTTAAGTTGAATCATGTGCATTAACTGATTCAGATAAGAAAAACTTATAACCACAAACAACCTGGACCAATTAGTAAACCCCAAAGAGCAAAAGGAAAAGCATCATGTAAACTCCTTCGCATCCTTTGCTGTGACTATGAGCAACATGAGCCTATGCTGCCCTTAAACAGTGAAGCATCTTCCTCGTAAGGAAAGTAATTGCTTTTTAAGTTTAAAAGCTTAAAAGAGAACATTACACTTCTACAATTGAGTAAAATGGATCCCAGCTGTAAGAGGTATTATTGTATTAATCATGTCATGGACTCATGAGGAATTAAAATGTTTCCATTTTAACATATATATATGGCATCTGAGACGTATTGCCtgttcaattggttcccgtttgtttcttttttttcccttGGTGTAATTCAAGTCAATAATGCTATCGGTTCTTGAATTCAATGCAAGTATAATAGATTTGAGATTACACAAAACATGATTTGAACTTTCAAATGGACACAAAATAACGTATGGAAGTAGTCCATGCTTGATTTAACATCTTTAAAGTACTCAATTATTATTTCTAAGTATCTAAAGGACAGGCTTCAGCGAATCTAATGtgactttttttttcaa
This is a stretch of genomic DNA from Papaver somniferum cultivar HN1 chromosome 1, ASM357369v1, whole genome shotgun sequence. It encodes these proteins:
- the LOC113330497 gene encoding trafficking protein particle complex subunit 2-like protein produces the protein MIVCVAVVGHQNNPLYLQSFTEADDALKLHHIVHCSLDVIDERVNNPKKIGSMLNETFLGLLYPTENYKVYGYLTNTKVKFILVTRDLDVRDADVRNFFRRFHTAYVDAVSNPFHEPGKKITSRIFAERVSTIVKSFGLGAAV